A genome region from Vulpes lagopus strain Blue_001 chromosome 7, ASM1834538v1, whole genome shotgun sequence includes the following:
- the LOC121495540 gene encoding T-cell-specific guanine nucleotide triphosphate-binding protein 2-like — protein sequence MGHSSSTSSHIKGGDLASSFGKFFKDFKLESQILSQETITLIKTHLKEGDLQKAASAISDALRDIDNAPLNIAVTGEPGTGKSSFINALRGMEHDEEGAAPTGLVETTLERISYKHPKFPNVTFWDLPGMMTTTFQPQMYLKKMKFCEYDFFIIISSTRFKISDMHLAAAIKKMKKNFYFVRTKVDNDLYNIEMSKPSTFNKDEVLQRIRNDCVTQLQNANMSDTQVFLISSLDLSSYDFQSLETTLLKELPAYKRHIFMQYLPNVTESAIDRKRDSMRQKVWLEAIKAGATATIPFMGLIGDKDVEKLGETLTLYRSYFGLDDASLETMAKDLNVSMEKLKANLKSPHLLTVEKEDESLGKKLLRYVEKFCSVSGGLIATGLYFRKIFYLQNYFLETVASDAKVILNKEEIFKESLGSGKAYLLQDVGIENGKSDTTSS from the coding sequence ATGGGTCATTCCTCTTCCACATCCTCACATATAAAAGGTGGTGATTTGGCCTCCAGCTTTGGCAAGTTTTTTAAGGACTTTAAGCTAGAAAGCCAAATCCTCTCTCAGGAGACCATCACATTGATCAAAACACACCTGAAGGAGGGGGACCTTCAGAAAGCAGCTTCTGCAATTAGTGATGCATTGAGAGATATTGACAATGCCCCTCTAAACATTGCTGTGACTGGGGAGCCTGGGACAGGAAAGTCCAGTTTCATCAATGCACTGCGGGGGATGGAGCATGATGAAGAAGGGGCTGCCCCCACTGGGCTAGTGGAGACAACCTTGGAGAGAATCTCATACAAACATCCAAAGTTTCCCAATGTGACATTTTGGGATCTGCCTGGCATGATGACTACTACCTTTCAGCCACAGatgtatctgaagaaaatgaaattttgtgaGTATGATTTCTTTATTATCATCTCTTCCACACGCTTCAAAATCAGTGATATGCATCTGGctgcagcaattaaaaaaatgaagaagaatttcTACTTTGTTCGAACTAAAGTGGACAATGATTTATATAATATAGAAATGAGTAAACCCAGCACATTCAATAAGGATGAAGTACTGCAAAGGATCCGCAATGACTGTGTGACTCAGTTGCAGAATGCCAATATGAGTGACACTCAGGTCTTCTTGATCTCCAGCCTTGATTTGTCTAGCTATGATTTCCAAAGCCTAGAGACCACCCTTCTGAAGGAGCTCCCAGCCTACAAGCGCCACATCTTCATGCAATATCTACCGAATGTTACTGAGTCTGCCATTGACCGGAAGAGGGATTCCATGAGACAGAAGGTCTGGCTGGAGGCCATTAAGGCTGGAGCAACAGCCACCATCCCTTTCATGGGTTTGATTGGTGATAAAGATGTAGAGAAGCTGGGAGAGACTTTAACCCTTTACAGGTCTTACTTTGGGTTAGATGATGCATCCCTGGAAACTATGGCCAAGGACTTGAATGTGTCCATGGAGAAACTCAAGGCAAACCTTAAGTCTCCCCATTTGCTAACAGTTGAGAAGGAAGATGAGTCTTTAGGGAAAAAACTACTGAGATATGTGGAAAAATTCTGCTCTGTTAGTGGAGGACTCATTGCCACTGGTCTTTACTTTAGGAAGATTTTCTATTTGCAAAACTATTTCCTTGAGACTGTGGCAAGTGATGCAAAAGTTATTCTTAACAAAGAAGagatttttaaggaatctctaggGTCTGGGAAAGCTTATCTGCTTCAGGATGTTGGGATTGAAAATGGGAAAAGTGACACAACAAGCTCCTGA